The proteins below are encoded in one region of Flavobacterium sp. IMCC34852:
- a CDS encoding DUF349 domain-containing protein, whose protein sequence is MLEEKNDNLQDADGNVVNESLETTTTENEPTTAEAEAVAETVEAAEPVVVEAEVEATVEVVSEPEAAMEEPKVEVAELTEALNEDEIEVAAEKEALVEETVEMVAEPEATEEEVAEENVVELTAEEVADDTSVTEQAEQTPVLETSDSVMSAIQEVNAEEGEDESLKERHDIPMLDYDTLSMEQLVEELGNLVVVEKVMSVKDHVEELKKAFLSKYHHFIDEKKDEFHAENPDTTEDFHYHFPLKIKFDQLYTQYRDKKNTHFKSLQNNLQANLETRMAIVEELKNLIHSQESIPVTLKKFNDIRDRWKVAGPIPKDKYNHVWNNYHFHLENFYDILHLDREARDLDFKHNLEQKQKIIARVEELIHVEDINKAFRELQDLHRIWKEDIGPVSRDQREEIWNRFSELTKQMHDKRESLYEQLREVETTNLEKKKDIIAQIEVLAQEKVNSHAAWLGQIEKVEALRNQFFAAGKVPSEVNEDTWTAFKNAVRSFNVLKNAFYKDIKKDQNDNLSKKQALVAKANELKDSTDFAATTPLMKQIQEEWKTIGHVPRKFSDKLWTEFRAACNEYFEKLKEQKSEVNVEEVEAFEKKKAYLETLRAFELVGDHKTDLDAIKAHIETWKSFGKVPFARRHVEGKFNKILDALFEKLSLSKKENEMTRYANRLDNLANNDTRKLDNEKVFLMRKIDEVQGEIFQLENNIQFFANAKADNPMVKEVKKNIDFKKEELATLKEKLKQLRSLKTEE, encoded by the coding sequence ATGTTAGAAGAAAAGAATGATAACCTGCAAGACGCAGATGGAAATGTAGTTAACGAGTCTTTAGAAACGACCACTACTGAAAATGAACCAACTACAGCCGAAGCTGAAGCCGTAGCAGAAACTGTCGAAGCAGCAGAACCCGTTGTTGTTGAAGCTGAAGTTGAAGCAACTGTTGAAGTGGTTTCAGAACCTGAAGCAGCCATGGAAGAACCTAAAGTGGAAGTGGCCGAGTTGACCGAAGCACTAAACGAAGACGAAATTGAAGTTGCGGCCGAAAAAGAAGCCTTGGTGGAAGAAACCGTGGAAATGGTGGCCGAACCCGAAGCAACTGAAGAAGAAGTGGCTGAAGAAAACGTAGTAGAATTGACCGCTGAAGAAGTAGCCGATGACACGAGTGTAACCGAACAGGCAGAGCAAACTCCGGTGCTGGAAACAAGTGATTCAGTGATGAGTGCTATTCAGGAAGTGAATGCCGAAGAAGGTGAAGATGAATCGTTAAAAGAGCGTCACGATATCCCGATGTTGGATTACGACACCTTGTCTATGGAGCAATTGGTAGAGGAGTTGGGTAATTTAGTTGTGGTAGAAAAAGTGATGTCGGTAAAAGACCACGTGGAAGAATTGAAAAAAGCTTTCTTGTCAAAATACCACCATTTTATCGACGAGAAGAAAGACGAATTTCACGCCGAAAACCCGGATACTACTGAAGATTTCCATTATCATTTTCCGCTTAAAATTAAATTCGACCAGTTATATACACAATACCGCGACAAGAAAAATACGCACTTTAAAAGTTTGCAAAACAACCTACAAGCCAACCTGGAAACCAGAATGGCCATTGTAGAAGAACTTAAAAACTTAATCCACAGTCAGGAAAGTATTCCGGTAACCTTAAAGAAATTTAATGACATCCGCGATCGTTGGAAAGTAGCCGGTCCTATTCCGAAAGACAAATACAACCACGTTTGGAACAATTACCACTTTCACTTAGAGAATTTCTATGACATTCTTCATTTAGACCGTGAAGCGCGTGATTTAGATTTCAAGCACAACTTAGAACAAAAACAAAAAATCATAGCGCGTGTTGAGGAGTTAATTCACGTGGAAGACATCAACAAAGCCTTCCGTGAATTGCAAGACTTACACCGCATTTGGAAAGAAGACATCGGTCCGGTTTCTCGTGACCAACGTGAGGAAATTTGGAACCGCTTTAGCGAATTGACCAAACAAATGCACGACAAACGCGAAAGTTTATACGAACAATTGCGCGAAGTAGAAACGACCAATTTAGAAAAGAAAAAAGACATCATTGCTCAAATTGAGGTCTTGGCTCAAGAAAAAGTAAACTCACACGCTGCATGGTTAGGCCAAATTGAAAAAGTAGAAGCCTTGAGAAATCAATTCTTTGCCGCCGGAAAAGTACCTTCTGAAGTCAATGAAGACACTTGGACAGCCTTTAAAAATGCCGTGAGAAGTTTTAATGTATTGAAAAACGCTTTCTACAAAGACATCAAAAAAGACCAAAACGATAACTTGTCTAAGAAACAAGCCTTGGTGGCCAAAGCCAATGAGTTAAAAGACAGTACCGATTTTGCCGCCACGACTCCGTTGATGAAGCAAATTCAGGAAGAATGGAAAACCATTGGTCATGTACCAAGAAAATTCTCCGACAAACTTTGGACCGAATTCAGAGCGGCTTGTAATGAGTATTTCGAGAAATTGAAAGAGCAAAAGTCTGAAGTAAATGTAGAAGAAGTAGAAGCTTTTGAAAAGAAAAAAGCCTACTTAGAAACTTTGAGAGCCTTTGAATTAGTGGGCGACCACAAAACCGACTTAGATGCCATCAAAGCGCACATCGAAACTTGGAAAAGCTTTGGTAAAGTGCCTTTTGCCCGTCGTCATGTAGAAGGAAAGTTTAATAAAATTTTAGATGCTTTATTCGAAAAATTGAGCTTAAGCAAAAAAGAAAACGAAATGACGCGTTACGCCAATCGTTTGGATAACTTGGCCAATAACGATACCCGCAAATTAGATAACGAAAAAGTATTCTTAATGCGTAAAATCGACGAAGTACAAGGCGAGATTTTCCAGTTGGAAAACAACATCCAATTCTTTGCCAATGCCAAAGCGGATAACCCAATGGTAAAAGAAGTAAAGAAAAACATCGACTTCAAAAAAGAAGAGTTGGCCACACTGAAAGAAAAGCTAAAACAACTCAGAAGTTTGAAAACAGAAGAATAA
- a CDS encoding aspartate carbamoyltransferase catalytic subunit — MSELSVNHLLGIKYLQKQDIDLIFETADHFKEVINRPIKKVPSLRDITIANIFFENSTRTKLSFELAQKRLSADVISFSAAQSSVKKGETLIDTVNNILSMKVDMVVMRHANPGAAYFLSQNVKASIINAGDGAHEHPTQGLLDSYSIRERLGEVGGKKVVIVGDILHSRVALSNIYALQMQGAEVKVCGPKTLIPKYIESLGVTVEPNLRKALEWCDVANMLRVQNERMDVNYFPSTREYAQQYGVDKALLDSLNKEIVIMHPGPINRGVEITSDVADSQQSVILDQVENGVAIRMAVIYLLASKIQQ; from the coding sequence ATGTCCGAACTGTCAGTCAACCATTTACTAGGGATTAAATACCTGCAAAAGCAAGACATCGACTTGATTTTTGAGACGGCCGATCATTTCAAAGAAGTGATTAACCGCCCGATTAAGAAAGTGCCTTCGCTGCGCGACATTACCATTGCCAATATCTTTTTTGAGAACAGTACGCGTACCAAACTCTCTTTTGAATTGGCGCAAAAACGACTCTCTGCCGATGTGATTAGTTTTTCGGCAGCACAATCCTCTGTGAAAAAAGGAGAAACATTGATTGATACTGTAAACAATATTTTATCGATGAAAGTGGATATGGTGGTGATGCGTCACGCCAATCCGGGTGCGGCTTACTTCTTGTCACAAAATGTCAAAGCCAGTATCATCAACGCCGGAGACGGTGCCCACGAACACCCGACACAAGGTTTGCTCGACAGTTATTCTATCCGAGAACGACTGGGCGAAGTAGGCGGAAAGAAGGTAGTCATCGTAGGCGATATATTGCACTCGAGAGTAGCCTTATCCAACATCTACGCTTTACAAATGCAAGGAGCTGAAGTCAAAGTGTGCGGCCCCAAAACCTTAATCCCCAAATACATTGAAAGTCTTGGGGTAACGGTAGAACCAAATTTGAGAAAAGCCTTAGAATGGTGCGATGTAGCGAACATGCTTCGCGTGCAGAATGAAAGAATGGATGTGAACTATTTCCCATCGACCCGTGAATACGCCCAACAATATGGTGTTGACAAAGCCTTACTGGATTCCCTCAACAAAGAAATCGTCATCATGCACCCCGGACCAATTAACCGAGGTGTCGAAATCACTTCAGACGTAGCCGATTCTCAGCAGTCGGTGATTCTGGACCAAGTCGAGAACGGCGTGGCGATACGAATGGCGGTGATTTATCTCTTAGCTTCTAAAATACAGCAATAA
- the pyrR gene encoding bifunctional pyr operon transcriptional regulator/uracil phosphoribosyltransferase PyrR has product MSQKVLLTSKEVNIILHRLACQLIENHLDFSNTVLIGIQPRGTYLANRIKALLENDYQIKDVKLGFLDITFFRDDFRRGEKQLEANKTQIDFLVEDKKVVFIDDVLFTGRSINAALTAVQSFGRPSEVELLVLIDRRFSRHLPIQPDYRGRQVDAIQDEKVKVCWSEKDGEDAVYLV; this is encoded by the coding sequence ATGAGTCAAAAAGTATTGCTCACTTCCAAAGAAGTCAATATCATACTCCATCGTTTGGCTTGTCAGTTAATCGAAAACCACCTCGATTTTTCCAATACCGTTTTAATAGGCATACAACCGCGAGGCACTTATTTGGCCAACCGCATCAAGGCCTTATTGGAAAACGATTACCAAATTAAAGACGTAAAGTTAGGTTTCTTAGACATCACTTTTTTCCGCGATGATTTCCGTCGGGGCGAAAAGCAATTGGAAGCCAACAAGACACAGATTGATTTTTTAGTCGAAGATAAAAAAGTGGTTTTTATAGACGATGTGCTATTCACCGGAAGAAGTATCAATGCGGCCTTAACCGCCGTGCAGTCCTTTGGCCGACCGTCAGAAGTAGAACTTTTGGTACTCATTGATAGAAGATTCAGCCGCCATTTGCCCATACAACCCGATTACCGCGGTCGCCAGGTAGATGCCATTCAGGATGAAAAAGTAAAAGTATGCTGGAGCGAGAAGGATGGAGAAGATGCGGTGTACTTGGTATAA
- a CDS encoding leucine-rich repeat domain-containing protein — MKISYALAVCFLSLLFIGCSDDGDSGAGIVNTDPNCSRIVNIPDANFKAKLVAGGYLTCVNLDGSTTIDANGDGEIQVCEAEKVGSLTIDQADINSIEGILEFRNIQTLSFKYNNISEALDLRSLKRLVNVYLTDNEIPSLNVTGLKRLENLFCDGNNLQSLSVKSLTALKTLYCQFNEITNLNIEGAVNLTVLRIYQNNISTLNVSHLSDLLQLYTSDNLLTNLDLSGLTLLQNVNCDSNNLQTLNATGCVSLSDLECGQNNLTQLNLSGCTNLSYLRCSTNNLTSLDFNGLPNLVIAACNGNQFVTIDIRNCVVMNSFDVSFNPNLQTLIVKNGSMAPQGISIYQCPSLTNICCDADEQQEIINDIQTYGYNCTVVTNCF, encoded by the coding sequence ATGAAAATATCCTATGCGCTTGCCGTTTGTTTTTTATCCCTATTGTTTATAGGCTGTTCCGATGATGGTGACAGCGGTGCCGGAATTGTGAATACCGATCCTAACTGCAGCAGAATCGTAAATATACCCGATGCTAATTTTAAAGCTAAACTCGTGGCAGGCGGTTATTTAACTTGTGTTAACTTAGATGGAAGTACGACCATTGACGCAAACGGAGATGGTGAAATTCAAGTTTGTGAAGCTGAAAAAGTCGGTAGTTTGACCATTGACCAAGCCGATATCAATTCGATAGAAGGTATTTTGGAGTTCAGAAACATCCAGACACTCTCTTTCAAATATAACAATATTAGTGAGGCCCTAGATTTAAGAAGCCTAAAGCGCCTTGTGAATGTATACCTTACTGATAATGAAATTCCATCTTTGAATGTTACCGGGTTAAAGCGATTAGAAAATCTTTTCTGTGATGGAAATAATTTGCAAAGTCTGAGTGTTAAATCGCTAACGGCACTTAAAACACTCTATTGTCAGTTTAACGAAATCACTAACTTGAATATAGAGGGTGCTGTAAATCTAACGGTATTGCGCATCTACCAAAATAATATTTCAACTTTAAACGTAAGCCATCTTTCAGACCTTTTGCAACTTTATACCTCGGATAATCTTTTGACTAATTTAGATCTTAGCGGACTTACACTACTTCAAAATGTCAATTGCGATTCAAATAACTTGCAAACATTGAACGCCACGGGCTGCGTTAGTCTCTCGGATTTGGAATGTGGGCAAAACAACTTAACCCAACTCAATCTTTCGGGTTGCACCAATCTTAGCTACCTGAGGTGTAGTACCAATAACCTTACTTCACTTGATTTTAATGGTCTTCCCAATCTTGTTATTGCAGCTTGTAATGGCAACCAATTCGTTACCATTGATATAAGGAATTGTGTGGTAATGAATTCTTTTGACGTGAGTTTTAATCCCAATCTTCAAACACTAATCGTTAAAAATGGAAGCATGGCGCCACAAGGAATTAGTATTTACCAATGTCCCTCTCTTACCAACATATGCTGCGATGCCGATGAACAACAAGAAATTATAAATGACATACAAACCTATGGGTATAACTGCACTGTAGTGACTAATTGTTTTTAA